One Persicobacter psychrovividus DNA window includes the following coding sequences:
- a CDS encoding DUF1599 domain-containing protein: MNNTTINEYKEVISTCKEVFAKKAKDYGTAWRILRLSSITDQIFIKAKRIRSIQEKGTQKVGDDIYGEFLGIINYCVMALIQMDYAQKNDDRLEIPYEELELIYDQKVEETMNLLMDKNHDYDEAWRDMRVSSMTDIILMKLFRVKQIEDNNGKTLISEGIDANYQDMINYCVFCMILMKS; this comes from the coding sequence TTGAATAATACAACAATAAACGAATATAAAGAAGTAATAAGTACCTGTAAAGAGGTTTTCGCCAAGAAGGCGAAGGATTATGGCACTGCATGGCGTATTTTAAGGCTGAGTTCTATTACTGATCAAATCTTTATTAAAGCCAAGCGCATCCGCTCTATTCAGGAAAAGGGAACGCAAAAAGTCGGGGACGATATCTACGGCGAATTCCTCGGCATTATCAACTATTGTGTCATGGCGCTGATTCAAATGGATTATGCACAAAAAAATGACGACCGACTTGAAATTCCTTATGAGGAACTTGAGCTGATTTACGATCAGAAGGTAGAAGAAACCATGAACCTGCTGATGGACAAAAACCATGATTACGACGAGGCCTGGAGGGATATGCGGGTAAGTTCCATGACCGATATTATCCTGATGAAACTCTTCCGAGTAAAACAAATTGAAGACAACAATGGCAAAACACTGATTTCTGAAGGTATCGATGCCAACTATCAGGACATGATCAACTATTGTGTGTTCTGCATGATTCTGATGAAATCATAA
- a CDS encoding BT_3928 family protein — protein MKLLDRIIQYITGIIFIISGAVKLNDPAGTAIKLHEYFDVFSSDISPIFEHFIPFSLFFSILLSSLEILLGLALLIGWRKRLTRGLLAAMIIFFGFLTFYSAYYNKVTDCGCFGDAIKFTPWESFTKDVLLGVFVFYLIARNGVKDYFTDAGRNLMMALCMAACAVIAYMAIEHLPFVDFRPFKVGVNIPEAMQPSAPFIYSYTMEKDGQQVTLKEYPTDTTYKFVSMKLENPEAQPTILDFSIWNDDGDFTGYALQGAKLFIISNNITLADLAAFEKIKHLTDAVSEQVEPMLLTSSTTEQVAPVREQYQLNSPIYFGDDTVLKTIIRANPGIVLVKDGTILGKWHYNDCPDPQTILSLIKE, from the coding sequence ATGAAGCTATTAGATCGAATTATTCAATACATCACAGGTATCATATTCATTATCTCGGGGGCGGTAAAACTCAACGACCCCGCAGGAACAGCTATTAAGCTGCATGAGTATTTTGATGTTTTCAGTTCTGATATCTCTCCCATCTTTGAGCATTTCATACCGTTCAGCCTCTTCTTTTCTATTTTGCTGAGCAGCCTTGAGATTCTGCTGGGATTAGCCCTGCTGATTGGTTGGCGAAAAAGGCTTACCCGGGGCTTGCTGGCTGCCATGATCATCTTCTTTGGCTTTCTGACTTTTTATTCCGCTTATTACAATAAGGTAACAGATTGTGGCTGTTTCGGCGATGCCATCAAATTCACCCCCTGGGAAAGCTTCACCAAAGATGTGCTCCTGGGTGTGTTTGTCTTTTACCTGATCGCCAGAAATGGCGTAAAGGACTACTTTACCGATGCAGGACGCAACCTGATGATGGCATTGTGTATGGCCGCTTGTGCTGTGATAGCCTATATGGCAATTGAACATTTGCCCTTTGTGGATTTCCGGCCATTTAAAGTTGGGGTAAACATCCCTGAAGCCATGCAGCCTTCCGCACCATTCATTTATTCCTACACCATGGAAAAAGATGGGCAACAGGTAACATTGAAAGAATACCCCACTGACACCACCTACAAGTTTGTCTCGATGAAACTCGAGAACCCAGAGGCGCAGCCCACAATTCTTGATTTCAGTATCTGGAACGATGATGGTGATTTTACCGGTTATGCCCTTCAGGGAGCCAAGCTGTTCATCATCTCCAATAATATCACTTTGGCAGATCTCGCTGCTTTCGAGAAAATCAAACACCTGACCGATGCGGTAAGCGAACAGGTAGAACCCATGTTACTGACCTCAAGTACAACCGAACAGGTGGCGCCAGTTCGTGAGCAGTACCAACTTAATTCACCCATTTATTTTGGTGATGACACGGTGCTGAAGACCATCATTCGTGCCAACCCCGGTATCGTGCTTGTGAAAGACGGTACCATTCTCGGGAAATGGCATTATAACGATTGCCCCGACCCACAGACCATCTTATCGTTGATCAAAGAATAA
- a CDS encoding ABC transporter permease codes for MLRYLLHSLLYGCSVLFGVIVVVFLLFHALPGDPAAMLSGQRSDVATVEMVKKELGLDQSLGVQFAYYLNDLSPVSVHQDTPDHQKKYDYRPLFHFKSGKVLVVKAPYLRRSFQNNRPVSSILMSNIGPTLTLAFSALFIATLIGISLGLIAGLWPRSFADKFISVLSVFGLSVPTYVLAILMAVIFGYYLAPYTGLNITGQLYERNPLTGEQVLVLKNLILPAITLSLRPLAVISQISKTAIIDVIHQDFVKTARAKGLRYYRQILIRHILPNAMNPIISSVTNWLANLIAGAFFVEYIFDWKGIGFATLNAVQRLDFPVVMGATLFIASCFILINILTDLIYAIHDSRNIG; via the coding sequence ATGCTAAGATACCTACTCCACAGCCTGCTTTACGGATGCTCGGTACTCTTCGGAGTCATCGTTGTTGTCTTCCTTTTATTTCATGCATTGCCTGGTGACCCTGCGGCCATGCTTAGCGGACAGCGTTCCGACGTTGCGACTGTGGAGATGGTAAAAAAAGAACTTGGCCTTGATCAAAGCCTTGGGGTGCAGTTTGCCTATTACCTCAATGACCTGAGCCCTGTGAGTGTTCATCAGGACACGCCTGATCATCAGAAAAAATACGACTACCGCCCCCTGTTTCATTTTAAATCAGGAAAGGTATTGGTGGTTAAAGCACCATATTTAAGGAGGTCATTTCAGAACAATCGGCCTGTGAGCAGTATTTTAATGAGCAATATCGGCCCTACACTAACACTGGCTTTCAGTGCCTTGTTTATTGCAACCCTCATTGGTATCTCCCTCGGGCTTATCGCTGGGCTTTGGCCCCGCAGTTTTGCCGATAAATTCATCAGCGTACTCTCGGTCTTTGGGCTTTCAGTACCCACCTACGTGCTGGCCATCCTCATGGCTGTTATTTTCGGCTACTACCTTGCACCCTACACAGGACTTAATATTACTGGGCAGCTCTACGAACGCAACCCTTTAACAGGGGAGCAAGTACTGGTTCTGAAAAACCTGATTCTGCCCGCCATAACACTGAGCTTGCGCCCACTGGCTGTGATCAGTCAGATCTCCAAAACTGCCATTATCGATGTTATTCATCAGGACTTTGTGAAAACTGCACGAGCGAAAGGGCTAAGGTATTATCGTCAGATCCTGATTCGGCACATCCTGCCGAATGCCATGAACCCCATCATCTCTTCAGTGACCAACTGGCTGGCCAACCTGATTGCAGGGGCTTTCTTTGTAGAATATATTTTCGACTGGAAAGGTATCGGTTTTGCCACCCTTAATGCTGTTCAGCGACTCGACTTCCCCGTAGTGATGGGCGCCACTTTATTCATCGCCTCTTGCTTTATTTTGATCAATATTCTCACTGATTTAATCTATGCCATCCACGATTCACGAAATATAGGTTAA
- a CDS encoding shikimate kinase, which yields MHQKIFLIGMPGAGKTTLGLPLAKSLNLPFFDLDAIIEAKEGKAIKDIFTDQGEAYFREVEARALRDFCMVHQAFILATGGGTACFHKGVQFMNEQGTTVFINVSAAELFKRLHGKGTQDRPLLNGKTSEQLERELEGKVMKRLPYYNKATISIAGDRIVPQAIIEKLA from the coding sequence ATGCATCAGAAAATATTCCTTATTGGTATGCCAGGCGCTGGAAAAACGACCCTGGGCTTACCTTTAGCCAAATCATTAAATTTGCCATTTTTTGACCTTGACGCCATTATCGAAGCCAAAGAAGGAAAGGCGATTAAGGATATATTCACCGATCAGGGAGAAGCGTATTTCCGAGAAGTAGAGGCTCGGGCACTTCGGGATTTCTGTATGGTGCATCAAGCCTTTATTTTGGCCACTGGTGGCGGAACGGCCTGTTTCCATAAAGGAGTACAGTTTATGAATGAACAGGGCACCACGGTATTTATCAATGTTTCTGCGGCAGAACTTTTTAAGCGGTTGCATGGAAAAGGTACACAAGACCGACCATTACTTAACGGCAAAACATCAGAACAACTCGAACGTGAGCTCGAAGGAAAGGTCATGAAGCGGTTACCTTATTACAATAAGGCCACCATCAGCATTGCTGGAGATCGGATAGTTCCACAGGCCATTATCGAAAAATTAGCCTAA